In the Vicinamibacteria bacterium genome, one interval contains:
- the mreD gene encoding rod shape-determining protein MreD: MRMFWTALAILGALLVQSALTQLLPGQARVFDPFLLVLVYCALTEGETHGMLAGMAAGWVQDVHFGGTVLGFSALTKILVGFGVGMAGARFLLIGPGARALVLLVTTLADALVFQWWTAVFDVRTLDLSPLGLATRATVNAVVGVALFEFLDRRLPREGRA; the protein is encoded by the coding sequence ATGAGGATGTTCTGGACGGCCCTCGCCATCCTGGGCGCGCTCCTCGTTCAGTCCGCCCTCACCCAGCTCCTGCCCGGGCAGGCCCGCGTCTTCGACCCCTTCCTGCTCGTCCTCGTCTACTGCGCGCTCACGGAGGGCGAGACCCATGGCATGCTCGCGGGCATGGCCGCGGGCTGGGTCCAGGACGTGCATTTCGGGGGCACCGTGCTCGGCTTCTCCGCCCTCACCAAGATCCTGGTGGGCTTCGGGGTGGGGATGGCGGGGGCCCGCTTTCTCCTCATCGGCCCCGGAGCGCGCGCCCTCGTCCTCCTCGTCACCACCCTGGCCGACGCGCTCGTCTTCCAGTGGTGGACCGCGGTTTTCGACGTGCGGACGCTCGATCTCAGTCCGCTGGGTCTCGCGACCCGCGCCACCGTGAACGCGGTGGTGGGGGTCGCCCTCTTCGAGTTCCTGGACCGCCGCCTTCCCCGGGAGGGGCGGGCGTGA
- the mreC gene encoding rod shape-determining protein MreC has product MAGLIIDARKSGFILVGLVLLHLVVISHQVDGGSGASLLQRMVFAVLSPFQEAVAAAVRGVERSWSGYVDLRGVREKNERLQERLSILETQLQEKQYKAREAERLRELLGLRELLPHKTIVAEVVAREGMPWFRSITINRGREAGVALEAPVLSPTGVVGRVIWVGPRSARVQLLQDRDSGAGVLIERSRVKGVVAGQVGFAESSSGDLLMKYVPELADVVVGDVVVTSGQDRIYPKGLVVGRVRFVSPGSLFKEVLVEPSARFEQLEEVLVVRGSQEEALPNEAVR; this is encoded by the coding sequence ATGGCCGGGCTCATCATCGACGCGCGCAAAAGCGGCTTCATTCTGGTGGGCCTCGTCCTTCTGCACCTGGTCGTGATCAGTCACCAGGTGGACGGGGGGAGCGGGGCCTCGCTCCTCCAGCGCATGGTGTTCGCGGTGCTCTCCCCCTTCCAGGAAGCGGTGGCGGCGGCGGTGCGGGGGGTGGAGCGGTCCTGGAGCGGTTACGTCGACCTTAGGGGCGTGCGCGAGAAGAACGAGCGTCTGCAGGAGAGGCTCTCCATCCTGGAGACGCAGCTCCAGGAGAAGCAGTACAAGGCGCGGGAGGCGGAGCGCCTTCGCGAGCTCCTCGGGCTTCGGGAACTCCTTCCCCACAAGACGATCGTGGCCGAAGTCGTGGCCCGGGAGGGCATGCCCTGGTTCCGGAGCATCACCATCAACAGGGGCCGGGAGGCGGGGGTGGCCCTGGAGGCTCCGGTGCTGAGCCCGACCGGAGTGGTGGGCCGGGTGATCTGGGTGGGACCCCGCTCGGCCAGGGTCCAGCTTCTTCAAGACCGGGACAGCGGGGCGGGGGTCTTGATCGAGCGCAGCCGGGTGAAGGGCGTGGTGGCGGGCCAGGTGGGCTTCGCCGAGTCCAGCTCGGGCGACCTCTTGATGAAGTACGTGCCGGAACTGGCAGACGTGGTGGTGGGGGACGTGGTGGTGACCTCCGGCCAGGATCGGATCTACCCCAAGGGCCTGGTCGTGGGCCGCGTGCGCTTCGTGAGTCCGGGCTCCCTCTTCAAGGAGGTCCTGGTCGAGCCCTCCGCTCGCTTCGAGCAGCTGGAGGAGGTTCTGGTCGTGCGCGGGAGCCAGGAAGAAGCCCTCCCTAACGAGGCGGTGCGATGA
- a CDS encoding rod shape-determining protein produces the protein MNLRSLFNLSFLSSDLAIDLGTANTLVYAKGKGVVVSEPSIVAVNRVTGKVEAVGKDAKEMLGRTPGNIVAIRPMKDGVIADFEITEKMLSYFIRRAHNRNTLVRPRIIIGIPSEVTQVEKRAVKDSALKAKASEVYLVDQAMAAAIGAGLPITEPSGNMVVDIGGGTTDIAVISLAGIVYSKSVRVAGNEMDEAIIQYTKKKYNLLIGERTAEQIKLEIGSAFPLDEPVTMEIKGRDLIEGIPKTLTITDAEIREALAEPISLIVNAVRVALERTPPELSADIVDRGIVLTGGGSLLKNLDKLLREETGLPVSVAEDPLSSVVLGTGKMLSDFDLLRKISLD, from the coding sequence ATGAACTTGCGCTCTCTCTTCAACTTGAGCTTCTTGTCGAGCGACCTCGCTATCGACCTGGGCACCGCCAACACCCTCGTGTACGCCAAGGGCAAGGGGGTAGTGGTCTCGGAGCCATCCATCGTGGCCGTGAACCGCGTCACCGGGAAGGTAGAGGCGGTGGGGAAGGACGCCAAGGAGATGCTTGGCCGCACCCCCGGCAACATCGTGGCCATCCGTCCCATGAAGGACGGGGTCATCGCCGACTTCGAGATAACGGAGAAGATGCTCAGCTACTTCATCCGGCGGGCCCACAACCGCAACACCCTCGTGCGCCCGCGGATCATCATCGGCATCCCCTCCGAGGTGACCCAGGTCGAGAAGCGGGCGGTCAAGGACTCCGCCCTCAAGGCCAAGGCCTCCGAGGTCTATCTCGTGGACCAGGCCATGGCCGCCGCCATCGGGGCCGGCCTCCCCATCACCGAGCCCAGCGGGAACATGGTGGTGGACATCGGGGGCGGAACCACCGACATCGCGGTCATCTCCCTGGCCGGGATCGTGTACTCGAAGTCGGTGCGGGTGGCGGGGAACGAGATGGACGAGGCCATCATCCAGTACACCAAGAAGAAGTACAACCTGCTCATCGGCGAGCGCACGGCCGAGCAGATCAAGCTGGAGATCGGCAGCGCGTTTCCCCTGGACGAGCCGGTGACCATGGAGATCAAGGGCCGTGACCTCATCGAGGGCATCCCCAAGACCCTGACCATCACCGACGCCGAGATCCGGGAGGCCCTCGCCGAGCCCATCAGCCTGATCGTGAACGCGGTGCGGGTGGCCCTCGAGCGCACGCCCCCCGAGCTCTCCGCGGACATCGTGGATCGGGGGATCGTCCTCACCGGAGGGGGGAGCCTGCTCAAGAACCTGGACAAGCTCCTGCGCGAGGAGACGGGGCTGCCCGTTTCCGTGGCCGAGGACCCCCTCTCCAGCGTGGTCCTGGGTACGGGTAAGATGCTGTCCGACTTCGACCTCCTGAGGAAGATCAGTCTGGACTGA
- a CDS encoding sensor domain-containing diguanylate cyclase, with the protein MARVAVFGGSALRRKLKPAPTRGLAYEFFPLPARGARLPDLRGFDGALVEVGPHLRPAAVRTVRRALPRKPVGGLCRAPSGRALREAERLGLDFQLLCWRAGDPPAAAVLAHLESAGSRGNPAGQRDLGLALKKTAQRLAILSDIVKTANSILEPRKVIELIMAKIQQLIPSEAWSMLMVDEEKQELAFELALGAKGKDVSAFRVKIGEGVAGWVAQTGKPAIVNDTTKDPRFSRRFDSKTQFETRSILCAPLISRGRTIGVVEIINRLGGRFTNTDLEVLLTLVEPCAIAIENAILFQRTEQLTITDDLTKLFNSRYLNLYIGREIKRCKRHGIPLSVIFLDLDGFKGINDQYGHLAGSGTLAEVGTILALAVRESDILARYGGDEFVVVLPETPPSGALVIAERLRKAIEEHHFLASQGLSAQISASFGIASYPDHALTPEGLIQKADQAMYRVKERDKNGIEVAV; encoded by the coding sequence ATGGCGCGGGTTGCGGTCTTCGGCGGCTCCGCGCTCCGGCGCAAGCTGAAGCCCGCGCCCACCCGGGGCCTGGCCTACGAGTTCTTCCCCCTCCCCGCCCGCGGGGCGCGCCTTCCGGATCTCCGCGGCTTCGACGGGGCTCTGGTCGAGGTCGGGCCGCATTTGCGCCCGGCCGCGGTGCGCACGGTTCGGCGCGCCCTCCCCCGCAAACCGGTGGGGGGCCTCTGCCGGGCCCCGAGTGGGCGCGCCCTGCGCGAGGCCGAACGCCTGGGCCTGGACTTCCAGCTCCTCTGCTGGCGCGCCGGCGACCCCCCGGCCGCGGCCGTGCTCGCGCACCTGGAGTCCGCGGGCTCGCGGGGGAACCCCGCCGGGCAGCGCGATCTCGGCCTGGCCCTCAAGAAGACGGCCCAGCGACTGGCCATCCTGAGCGACATCGTGAAGACGGCCAACTCCATCCTGGAGCCCCGGAAGGTGATCGAGCTGATCATGGCCAAGATCCAGCAGCTCATCCCCTCCGAGGCCTGGTCCATGCTGATGGTGGACGAGGAGAAGCAGGAGCTGGCCTTCGAGCTGGCCCTGGGGGCCAAGGGCAAAGACGTCTCCGCCTTCCGGGTGAAGATCGGGGAGGGGGTGGCGGGCTGGGTGGCTCAGACGGGAAAGCCCGCCATCGTGAACGACACCACCAAGGACCCCCGCTTCTCCCGGAGGTTCGACAGCAAGACCCAGTTCGAGACCCGCTCCATCCTCTGCGCCCCCCTCATCTCCCGGGGACGCACAATCGGGGTGGTGGAGATCATCAACCGGCTGGGCGGGCGGTTCACCAACACCGACCTCGAGGTGCTTCTGACCCTGGTCGAGCCCTGCGCGATCGCGATCGAAAATGCCATCCTCTTTCAGCGCACGGAGCAGCTCACGATCACGGACGACTTGACCAAGCTCTTCAATTCCCGCTACCTGAACCTGTACATCGGGCGCGAGATCAAGCGCTGCAAGCGGCACGGCATCCCGCTCAGCGTGATCTTCCTGGACCTGGACGGCTTCAAGGGGATCAACGACCAGTACGGCCACCTCGCGGGCTCGGGCACCCTGGCCGAGGTGGGGACCATCCTCGCCCTGGCCGTCCGGGAGTCCGACATCCTGGCCCGCTACGGGGGTGACGAGTTCGTGGTGGTGCTGCCCGAGACCCCCCCCTCGGGGGCTCTCGTCATCGCGGAGAGGCTCCGCAAGGCCATCGAGGAGCATCACTTCCTGGCCTCTCAGGGCCTCTCCGCCCAAATCTCGGCTTCCTTCGGGATTGCTTCCTACCCCGACCACGCGCTCACCCCCGAAGGGCTGATCCAGAAGGCGGACCAGGCCATGTACCGGGTGAAGGAGCGGGACAAGAACGGCATCGAGGTGGCGGTCTAG
- a CDS encoding FecR domain-containing protein: MAPDKGKPSRPKDDLIDWFTVSYRSIYIAASVVVVIAGGGYFYYASQNPHAPPASVPPVSTSARFTNIDGSVQVRVAGTLQWVSADRNIVLNKADLVRTGSGASAEIRFFDGTVFHVRADSLLAIEETSEDPASKRRVVAARISSGEVNFQTVPRNVPGSAAVFSTPTVRTTAGDDSAGNILVQDSGDSGIKIFKGTARAESRTGEKIELAANTGVRVDAAGKLGPKITLPGIPILLAPPHQAEISYPNPPSATTLLAWKAVAGAVSYHVLVDYAPAFSRPVVDRKNWQSGSMELRGLDVGTYYWKVAAVDKEGVEGSFSEFARFAVTRPRGILTGGPPPALIIDPLEPRGNILQVKGKTEPGASLTVNGQRVDVQTDGSFNEFITLEGGKQLVVFRATGINGGVNEQKRPLVVPF; the protein is encoded by the coding sequence ATGGCGCCAGACAAGGGTAAGCCGTCCCGCCCCAAAGACGACCTCATCGACTGGTTCACGGTCTCCTACCGGAGCATCTACATTGCGGCCAGCGTAGTCGTCGTGATCGCGGGCGGCGGCTACTTCTACTACGCCAGTCAGAACCCTCACGCCCCCCCCGCGAGCGTCCCCCCGGTTTCGACCTCCGCCCGCTTCACCAACATCGACGGCAGCGTCCAGGTCCGGGTGGCGGGGACCCTCCAGTGGGTGAGCGCAGACCGGAACATCGTCCTCAACAAGGCCGACCTCGTGCGCACCGGCTCCGGGGCCTCGGCTGAGATCCGCTTCTTCGACGGCACCGTCTTCCATGTGCGCGCGGACAGCCTCCTCGCCATCGAGGAGACCTCCGAGGATCCGGCCTCCAAGAGGCGAGTTGTGGCGGCCAGGATCTCCTCCGGGGAGGTGAACTTCCAAACCGTGCCCCGGAACGTGCCCGGCAGCGCGGCCGTCTTCTCCACCCCCACCGTGCGCACGACCGCGGGAGACGATTCCGCGGGCAACATCCTCGTGCAGGACTCGGGGGACAGCGGGATCAAGATCTTCAAGGGGACGGCCCGGGCGGAGAGCCGCACGGGCGAGAAGATCGAACTGGCCGCGAACACGGGGGTACGGGTGGACGCGGCGGGCAAACTCGGGCCCAAGATCACTCTGCCCGGCATCCCCATCCTCCTCGCCCCTCCCCACCAGGCCGAGATCTCCTATCCGAATCCCCCCTCCGCCACCACCCTCCTGGCCTGGAAGGCGGTGGCGGGGGCGGTCTCCTACCACGTGCTCGTGGACTACGCGCCCGCCTTCAGCCGGCCGGTGGTGGACCGCAAGAACTGGCAGAGCGGCTCCATGGAGCTGCGGGGTCTGGACGTGGGGACCTACTATTGGAAGGTGGCGGCGGTGGACAAGGAGGGGGTGGAGGGGAGCTTCTCGGAGTTCGCGCGCTTCGCGGTGACGCGGCCCCGAGGGATCCTGACCGGCGGGCCTCCCCCGGCCCTCATCATCGACCCCCTAGAGCCCCGCGGGAACATCCTCCAGGTGAAGGGGAAGACGGAGCCGGGCGCCTCTCTGACCGTGAACGGCCAGCGGGTGGACGTTCAGACGGACGGCTCCTTCAACGAGTTCATCACCCTGGAAGGGGGCAAGCAGCTGGTGGTCTTCCGCGCGACCGGGATCAATGGCGGGGTCAACGAGCAGAAGCGACCCCTTGTGGTGCCGTTCTAG
- a CDS encoding peptidylprolyl isomerase, translated as MVLGFMRRYLWFFKWFLVIVVASFIWFYIPALTGSGIDRGTPGEVLAKVGGLPITVGEYQKTYQRQRQFYERIYQGRLDPAALRRLGLEEQTFDSLVLERVTLLEAKRLGLSVPDEALAKTIASSPEFQENGRFLGGEEIRRTLDLKGVSVEEFEGALRGSLLREKLEALVTDGVGVTDKEVEREFRRRNEQIKAEYVLVDAARFRPQVAVDDEQVKARFEAKRESYRFPERRVVSYILLDGEALRPQVTVTERDLGLYYQDHRDEFKQEEETCAHHILIKVKSSPGAKEGHSDAEAKKIAETVRDRLTAGEEFEALAKKMSEDPGSASTGGDLGCFPRGRMVPAFDSAVFQMEAGQTSDLVKTPFGYHIIRVTSRKEETVLPLIQVKDRVRQILTSQRVEALASQKAEAIAGTLARGKSLEVAAREQALTVQKSIPLARGETPDPLASPSLSARVFEMKVGDIEKEGFSLPRGAAFIALAEVQPSRLPELKEVEAKVKADLIEEKALDKAGLQAAEIKAKAAGVGLEKAAAAAGLVRKETPSLTGRGMPLGDLGSGAALDDVAFALPEKTLSDPVRVAAGYAVVRVLEKKTFDPAAFAEQRASLEESLRQDKRNQLFQDYMGQARQRFPLERRGEAFKRVVLGQGG; from the coding sequence ATGGTTCTCGGCTTCATGAGACGTTACTTGTGGTTCTTCAAATGGTTCCTGGTCATCGTCGTCGCTTCCTTCATCTGGTTCTACATCCCGGCCCTGACCGGAAGCGGCATAGACCGCGGCACCCCCGGTGAGGTGCTGGCCAAGGTTGGCGGGCTCCCCATCACGGTCGGGGAATACCAGAAGACCTACCAGCGTCAGCGCCAGTTCTACGAGCGCATCTATCAGGGGCGGCTCGACCCCGCCGCCCTGCGCCGGCTGGGCCTGGAAGAGCAGACCTTCGACAGCCTGGTCCTCGAACGGGTGACGCTCCTGGAGGCGAAGCGGCTGGGCCTCTCCGTGCCCGATGAGGCCCTGGCCAAGACCATCGCCTCCTCCCCGGAATTCCAGGAGAACGGACGCTTTCTGGGCGGGGAGGAGATCAGGCGCACGCTCGATCTCAAGGGAGTGAGCGTCGAGGAGTTCGAGGGGGCGCTCCGGGGCTCGCTGCTCCGGGAGAAGCTCGAAGCGCTGGTCACGGACGGGGTGGGGGTGACGGACAAGGAGGTGGAGCGAGAGTTCCGCCGCCGGAACGAGCAGATCAAAGCGGAATACGTGCTGGTGGACGCAGCCCGGTTCCGCCCCCAGGTGGCGGTGGACGACGAGCAAGTGAAGGCGCGCTTCGAGGCCAAGCGCGAGTCCTACCGCTTCCCCGAGCGGCGGGTGGTGTCCTACATCCTGCTCGACGGGGAGGCGCTCCGGCCGCAGGTCACGGTCACGGAGCGGGATCTCGGTCTCTACTACCAGGACCACCGCGACGAGTTCAAGCAGGAGGAGGAGACCTGCGCCCACCACATCCTGATCAAGGTGAAGTCGAGCCCGGGGGCCAAGGAGGGCCATTCCGACGCGGAGGCGAAAAAGATCGCGGAGACCGTCCGGGACCGCCTCACGGCGGGAGAGGAATTCGAAGCCTTAGCCAAGAAGATGTCCGAGGACCCCGGCTCGGCCTCCACGGGTGGAGACCTGGGGTGCTTCCCGCGTGGGCGCATGGTCCCCGCTTTCGACTCGGCCGTTTTCCAGATGGAGGCAGGCCAGACTTCCGACCTCGTGAAGACCCCGTTCGGCTACCACATCATCCGCGTGACCTCGCGGAAAGAGGAGACGGTTCTCCCCCTGATCCAGGTGAAAGACCGCGTCCGGCAGATCCTGACCAGCCAGCGCGTGGAGGCCCTCGCCTCCCAGAAGGCGGAGGCCATCGCGGGCACGCTGGCCCGCGGAAAGAGCCTGGAGGTCGCGGCCCGCGAGCAGGCCTTGACCGTGCAAAAGAGCATTCCTCTCGCGCGGGGAGAGACCCCCGACCCGCTCGCCTCCCCCTCCCTCTCGGCCCGTGTCTTCGAGATGAAGGTTGGAGACATCGAGAAGGAAGGCTTCTCCCTTCCCCGGGGCGCCGCCTTCATCGCTCTCGCCGAGGTGCAGCCCTCCCGGCTTCCCGAGCTCAAGGAGGTGGAAGCCAAGGTGAAGGCCGACCTGATCGAGGAGAAGGCCCTGGACAAGGCCGGGCTCCAGGCCGCGGAGATCAAGGCCAAGGCCGCGGGCGTGGGCCTGGAGAAGGCGGCGGCGGCGGCCGGCCTGGTCCGCAAGGAGACACCCTCCCTCACCGGCCGCGGCATGCCCCTGGGGGACCTCGGCTCGGGGGCGGCCCTGGACGACGTGGCCTTCGCGCTGCCCGAGAAGACGCTCTCCGACCCCGTCCGCGTGGCCGCGGGCTATGCGGTCGTGCGCGTGCTCGAGAAGAAGACCTTCGACCCCGCGGCTTTCGCGGAGCAGAGGGCGTCCCTGGAGGAGTCCCTGCGGCAGGACAAGCGCAACCAGCTCTTCCAAGACTACATGGGCCAGGCCCGACAGCGCTTCCCTCTGGAGCGCCGAGGCGAGGCTTTCAAGCGCGTGGTGCTAGGCCAGGGGGGCTAG
- a CDS encoding STAS domain-containing protein — protein MHVEIRQSGDVVIVDLKGKLSAGLGDQILRDTIDELLAEDKRKILLNLSEVSFLDSAGVGELVAGLRTARRFGAELKLLNQSPRVHSTLYMARLLPIFEVYAEETEALRGFGPN, from the coding sequence ATGCACGTCGAGATACGCCAGTCGGGCGACGTCGTGATCGTCGATCTGAAGGGAAAGCTGTCGGCGGGGCTCGGTGATCAGATCCTCCGCGACACCATCGACGAGCTCCTGGCCGAGGACAAGCGGAAGATCCTGCTCAACCTCTCCGAGGTCTCGTTCCTGGACAGCGCGGGCGTGGGGGAGCTGGTGGCGGGCCTGCGCACCGCCCGGCGATTCGGAGCGGAGCTGAAGCTCCTGAACCAGAGCCCGCGCGTCCACTCCACCCTCTACATGGCCCGCCTGCTCCCGATCTTCGAGGTCTACGCCGAGGAGACTGAGGCCCTGAGGGGCTTCGGCCCGAACTGA
- a CDS encoding lysine biosynthesis protein LysW, whose translation MTRCPECESDLELDGYDLDVGENTSCPQCSIELKVVSLDPVSVRLADEDEE comes from the coding sequence ATGACCCGCTGCCCGGAATGCGAGTCGGACCTGGAGTTGGACGGTTACGATCTGGACGTGGGAGAAAACACGTCCTGTCCGCAGTGCTCGATTGAGCTGAAGGTCGTCTCCCTGGATCCCGTCAGCGTGAGGCTCGCCGACGAAGACGAGGAATGA
- a CDS encoding polyprenyl synthetase family protein, with amino-acid sequence MAGSVISEFVVLEATLEERRLQVEAALRRLHQAGHAPGVAAAIEHSLFGPAKRLRPILSLLVAEVLRGDIDQVLPPACAIEMVHTASLILDDLPSMDDASSRRGRPACHIVHGEATAILAAFALQNRAFAILAEGWPGGPGAETRAAVARDLAHAVGLEGMIAGQAQDLAGTDRTIDFPTLEFIHSRKTGALFTAAAALGALAARPGERAAIISYAKNLGLAFQIVDDLIDVGGVEAEAGKDVGKDLKKTTFVSFSGVEGARDLARELIATAQEALAGFGSRAQPLRDLARYVVTRGR; translated from the coding sequence ATGGCTGGCTCCGTGATCTCGGAATTCGTCGTCCTCGAAGCCACTCTGGAGGAGCGGCGCCTTCAAGTGGAAGCGGCGCTCCGCCGGCTCCACCAAGCGGGCCACGCACCCGGAGTGGCGGCCGCCATCGAGCACAGCCTCTTCGGCCCCGCCAAGCGTCTGCGGCCCATCCTGTCTCTGCTCGTGGCGGAAGTGCTCCGCGGCGACATCGACCAGGTGCTGCCCCCGGCCTGTGCGATCGAGATGGTCCACACCGCAAGCCTGATCCTGGATGACCTGCCCTCCATGGACGATGCGAGCTCCCGGCGCGGCCGCCCCGCCTGCCACATCGTCCATGGAGAGGCCACCGCCATCCTGGCCGCCTTCGCCCTCCAGAACCGCGCCTTTGCCATCCTGGCCGAGGGCTGGCCAGGGGGGCCGGGGGCGGAAACGCGGGCCGCGGTCGCCCGGGATCTCGCCCACGCCGTGGGCCTCGAGGGCATGATCGCGGGTCAGGCCCAGGACCTGGCCGGGACCGACCGGACCATCGACTTTCCCACCCTCGAGTTCATCCACAGCCGCAAGACGGGGGCCCTCTTCACGGCCGCGGCCGCCCTGGGGGCCCTGGCCGCCCGACCCGGGGAGCGCGCGGCCATCATTAGTTACGCCAAGAACCTGGGCCTGGCGTTCCAGATCGTGGACGATTTGATCGACGTCGGGGGGGTGGAGGCGGAGGCCGGCAAGGACGTGGGAAAGGACTTGAAGAAGACCACCTTCGTGTCTTTCTCGGGGGTGGAGGGGGCCCGTGATCTCGCGCGCGAACTGATCGCGACCGCTCAGGAGGCCCTGGCGGGGTTCGGCTCCCGGGCCCAGCCCCTCCGGGACTTGGCCCGCTACGTGGTGACGAGAGGGAGGTAA
- the bcp gene encoding thioredoxin-dependent thiol peroxidase, whose protein sequence is MIKEGRKAPDFRLASSEGGEVSLSDLRGKTVVLYFYPKDDTPGCTREACGFRDAQTLIKKRGAVVLGVSGDSLLSHQKFKTKYKLNFPLLADPDRAVAKKYGAFGEKLMYGKRVQGMIRSTFVIDGEGVVRKVFPRVRVDGHQDQVLEALSAL, encoded by the coding sequence ATGATAAAGGAAGGGCGGAAAGCCCCTGACTTCCGGCTCGCCTCCTCGGAGGGAGGAGAGGTGAGTCTCTCCGACCTGCGTGGCAAGACCGTCGTTCTCTATTTCTACCCCAAGGACGACACCCCCGGCTGCACGAGGGAGGCTTGTGGCTTCCGCGACGCCCAGACCCTGATCAAGAAAAGGGGGGCGGTGGTGCTCGGGGTCTCCGGCGACTCTCTCCTCTCCCACCAAAAGTTCAAGACCAAGTACAAGCTGAACTTTCCGCTCCTTGCCGACCCCGACCGGGCGGTGGCAAAGAAGTACGGGGCCTTCGGCGAGAAGCTGATGTACGGGAAGAGAGTCCAGGGAATGATCCGTTCCACGTTCGTCATTGACGGGGAAGGGGTGGTGCGCAAGGTCTTTCCCAGGGTGCGGGTGGATGGCCACCAGGACCAGGTCTTGGAGGCGCTCTCCGCGCTGTGA